The following coding sequences are from one Humulus lupulus chromosome X, drHumLupu1.1, whole genome shotgun sequence window:
- the LOC133805179 gene encoding uncharacterized protein LOC133805179 encodes MSQPGDNVLRSIFQGGNPSSGSSGPLVKKPRLTKKTPPPRTTSKSPAKGKGQAPPAADKMPLPPPRPPVSNWELEVPTGTLPALTPTVRIPVNTQALEKIPEAFRGTVYEIATYMVDHCYNATPRDLREIETRSLENVMESSLGITLTAALALHRSIARSKARFDEVKGEFQTTQAALASAQQQERDAKAALMAARESEKVTQAALVAAQADLEANRAKLLEAEATQVALDATKVELEEAKAALVAERASSSSSMEAMLYHCWAFNQDGDFSFLAPEVWEPFLEKFKARLQQEAPSETGETSAAVEQDAEGVTLSERPEGA; translated from the exons atgtcaCAGCCTGGGGACAACGTCCTGCGATCCATTTTCCAGGGGGGGAATCCTTCCTCCGGGTCGTCTGGACCATTGGTAAAGAAGCCTCggctgaccaagaaaactccccctcccaggaccacctccaagtctcccgccaagGGGAAGGGCCAGGCTCCTCCCGCCGCAGATAAGATGCCCctacctcccccgcgacctccggtCTCTAACTGGGAACTGGAGGTACCAACTGGGACCTTGCCAGCTCTGACTCCCACTGTGCGCATCCCGGTCAAcactcaggccctggagaaaatccccgaggcctttcgagggacggtttacgaaatcgcgacctatatggtggatcattgctacaatgccaccccaagggacttgcgggagattgagacgaggagcctcgagaacgttatggagtcttcactggggataaccctcacg gcggctttggctctacaccgaaGCATAGCTCGGTCCAAGGCCAGGTTTGACGAGGTCAAGGGCGAGTTCCAGACTACTCAGGCTGCTCTCGCGtctgctcaacaacaagagcgagatgccaaggctgccctgatgGCTGCCAGGGAAAGCGAGAAGGTCACGCAGGCCGCCTTGGTCGCTGCGCAGGCTGATCTGGAGGCAAACCGGGCTAAGCTACTGGAGGCTGAGGCTACACAGGTTGCCTTGGATGCTACGAAggtcgagcttgaggaggccaaggccgcccttgtggcagagagggcatcttccagctcctccatggaggccatgctttaccattgttgggccttcaaccaggatggtgatTTTTCCTTCCTAGCaccggaggtgtgggagcccttcctcgagaagtttaaggctcgacttcaacaagaggcaccctctgagactggggagacttccgctgcagTCGAGCAGGATGCCGAAGGGGTGACTTTGTCGGAGCGGCCTGAAGGGGCCTAG